A window of the Nibribacter ruber genome harbors these coding sequences:
- a CDS encoding sensor histidine kinase produces MQKRLPFFLHLLLWTGLLCFNLFYGNYSQVPVPWQWTALDKGQTFLFHIALFYFNWFVLVPKILARDKVLLYALAVIGTLALFAAVRAPLEILEMKKMASYNPTLAAQIAKYPSRLAFPQTMFQLAVMGVMNIFLSSALKVTGDYLRNERRRKELEHQHTATELELLKAQVNPHFLFNTLNNIYSLAYQQAPNTPDAIMKLSLLLRYQLYETDTPLVPLEKELEHLQHLLDLHKLRLTNPSLLTLEVSGDVASVHLPPMLLMPLVENMFKHGVASASMALHLQVTDSMLTFTTRNQTKQPNASPTYGGLGLQNLRRRLDLLFPSRHTLSTQQDGQWYTATLILSFT; encoded by the coding sequence ATGCAAAAACGCCTGCCCTTCTTCCTGCACCTCCTGCTCTGGACGGGCTTACTCTGCTTTAACCTGTTTTACGGCAACTATAGTCAAGTCCCTGTCCCCTGGCAATGGACCGCCCTGGACAAGGGACAAACGTTTCTGTTCCATATAGCCCTCTTCTATTTTAACTGGTTTGTTTTGGTGCCTAAGATTCTGGCCCGGGACAAGGTGCTGCTGTATGCGTTGGCCGTTATTGGCACGTTGGCGTTGTTTGCGGCCGTACGGGCTCCCCTAGAGATTCTGGAAATGAAGAAAATGGCTTCTTACAATCCTACCCTAGCTGCCCAGATAGCCAAGTACCCTTCTAGATTAGCTTTCCCCCAGACCATGTTTCAACTCGCGGTGATGGGGGTCATGAACATTTTCTTAAGCTCGGCCTTGAAAGTAACCGGAGACTACCTTCGCAACGAGCGCAGACGCAAAGAACTGGAGCACCAACACACCGCCACTGAACTGGAATTACTAAAAGCGCAGGTCAATCCCCACTTTTTGTTCAACACGCTTAACAACATCTATTCCCTGGCCTACCAGCAAGCGCCCAACACGCCAGACGCCATCATGAAGCTGTCCTTGCTTTTGCGGTACCAGCTCTATGAAACAGACACGCCCTTGGTTCCCCTGGAGAAAGAACTGGAACATTTGCAGCATCTGTTAGACCTGCACAAACTCAGGCTCACCAACCCATCTTTGCTAACGTTAGAAGTTTCCGGGGATGTAGCTTCTGTGCACCTTCCTCCCATGCTCTTGATGCCCCTAGTAGAGAATATGTTTAAGCACGGAGTGGCCTCTGCGTCCATGGCTTTGCACTTGCAAGTGACTGATTCTATGTTAACCTTTACTACCCGTAACCAAACCAAACAACCCAATGCATCACCTACGTATGGCGGTTTGGGCTTGCAAAACCTACGGCGAAGGTTGGACTTGCTGTTTCCTTCCCGTCACACGCTATCTACCCAGCAAGATGGTCAATGGTATACCGCTACGCTTATCCTTTCATTCACCTGA
- a CDS encoding LytR/AlgR family response regulator transcription factor, protein MKITCLAVDDEPLALDLMRSYIAKVPFLSLIKTCSSALEAMTVLQEQPVDLLFLDIEMPDLTGIQFLQLLSHKPAVIFTTAYPQYALDGFSLDAVDYLLKPIPFDRFLKAVNKVHERAQLVQQKTAPVPMSGSLTAVTENEDFIFVKADYKTVRVNLKDILWIEGLKDYVIIHIPTRKIITLLSMGKIMEKLPDQEFSRVHKSYIVSLPHIESIEKSRIKIKDQDIPIGDSYREEFMRWVDSKNI, encoded by the coding sequence ATGAAAATAACCTGCCTTGCCGTAGATGATGAGCCACTGGCCCTGGACTTGATGCGGTCATACATTGCCAAGGTTCCTTTTCTTTCCTTAATAAAGACCTGCTCCAGTGCACTGGAGGCCATGACCGTTTTGCAGGAGCAACCCGTTGATTTACTTTTTCTGGACATTGAAATGCCAGACCTGACGGGTATTCAGTTTCTGCAGTTGCTCTCGCATAAACCGGCCGTTATTTTCACCACCGCCTACCCGCAATACGCCCTGGACGGTTTCTCTCTAGACGCGGTGGACTACCTACTCAAACCCATTCCCTTTGACCGCTTCCTGAAAGCCGTGAACAAGGTGCATGAGCGCGCGCAATTGGTGCAGCAAAAGACAGCACCTGTTCCAATGAGTGGTTCGCTTACAGCAGTAACAGAGAATGAAGATTTCATCTTTGTGAAGGCAGATTACAAAACCGTACGCGTTAACTTGAAAGACATTCTCTGGATTGAAGGCTTAAAGGATTACGTGATCATCCATATACCTACCCGTAAGATTATCACGCTTTTATCCATGGGCAAAATCATGGAGAAACTCCCCGATCAGGAGTTTTCCCGGGTGCACAAATCCTACATTGTCTCCCTGCCGCACATTGAGTCCATTGAGAAAAGCCGCATCAAAATCAAAGACCAGGACATTCCCATAGGGGATAGCTACCGCGAGGAGTTCATGCGATGGGTGGACAGCAAAAACATCTAA
- the dapA gene encoding 4-hydroxy-tetrahydrodipicolinate synthase, which translates to MQSFRGTGVALVTPFQADHSVDYDAFARLIEYNLSNGVDYLVVNGTTGESVTTTPEEKKQLLAFAKKQIAGRVPLVYGIGGNNTQAVLELIKNADLAGVDALLSVSPYYNKPSQEGIYLHYTAVADASPVPVLLYNVPGRTGSNVSAATTLRLAQHANIIGIKEASGNMEQCMAIVQDKPEGFLVISGEDMLTVPMISVGMDGIISVLANAFPARFSRMTKLALQGNFSEAGALQRSFLSVNPLMYEEGNPVGVKFALEQLGICQAYVRLPLAPASDSLQQRIKAAAVGLDN; encoded by the coding sequence ATGCAATCTTTTAGAGGAACCGGCGTGGCTTTGGTCACTCCTTTTCAAGCAGACCATTCCGTAGACTATGACGCCTTTGCGCGTTTGATTGAATATAACCTGAGCAATGGCGTAGATTATCTGGTAGTGAACGGCACCACCGGCGAGTCTGTGACCACTACTCCAGAGGAGAAAAAACAACTATTGGCCTTTGCCAAGAAGCAGATTGCCGGGCGCGTGCCGTTGGTGTACGGCATTGGCGGCAACAACACCCAGGCAGTGCTGGAATTAATAAAAAACGCAGATTTGGCGGGGGTAGACGCCCTCCTTTCAGTGAGCCCGTATTACAATAAACCGTCCCAAGAGGGCATTTACCTGCACTACACCGCAGTGGCAGATGCCAGCCCGGTACCAGTGCTCTTGTACAACGTGCCCGGCAGAACTGGCAGCAATGTGAGCGCAGCCACTACCTTACGGCTGGCCCAGCACGCGAATATTATTGGCATCAAAGAGGCGTCTGGCAACATGGAGCAGTGCATGGCCATTGTGCAAGACAAGCCTGAAGGTTTTTTAGTCATCAGTGGCGAAGACATGCTGACGGTCCCAATGATTTCTGTGGGCATGGATGGTATCATTTCAGTGCTGGCCAATGCGTTTCCGGCGCGTTTCAGCCGGATGACCAAACTGGCCCTGCAAGGCAACTTTTCCGAGGCCGGTGCCTTGCAGCGTTCCTTCCTGTCCGTAAACCCGCTCATGTACGAAGAGGGAAATCCAGTAGGCGTGAAATTTGCGCTAGAGCAGTTGGGTATCTGTCAGGCCTACGTGAGATTACCACTGGCCCCCGCCTCTGACAGTCTGCAGCAGCGCATTAAAGCCGCGGCCGTTGGCTTAGATAACTAA
- a CDS encoding alpha/beta hydrolase produces MKARIFLTLLAFLCLHQAWSQSGTTPQGTPMDLVTSTGTIKGTLLLPTSSKPVKVVLLHAGSGPTDRDGNIGPYQNNSLKMLAEALYAQGIATVRYDKRGIGESKDAGKKEEDMRFHHFVEDATAWVQKLKADKRFSKVVVLGHSEGSLIGMQAAQQAKADGFISVAGPGKSADQVIREQLMPQPKMVQDIAFPILDSLVAGKLVPDANPMLQALFRPAIQPYLISWFQLNPQVEIRKLKIPVLLVQGTQDMQVSTAEAQLLKEAYPAAKLVLVENMNHVLKPASADKAANLATYSNPELALSPTLAQEVTAFVKGLK; encoded by the coding sequence ATGAAAGCAAGAATCTTCCTGACGTTATTGGCGTTCCTGTGCCTCCATCAGGCCTGGTCGCAATCCGGAACTACCCCGCAAGGCACTCCTATGGATTTGGTAACCTCCACCGGTACCATCAAAGGAACCCTCCTGCTGCCAACTTCCTCTAAACCGGTAAAGGTGGTATTACTGCATGCCGGCTCTGGCCCCACTGACCGCGACGGCAACATTGGGCCTTACCAGAACAACAGCCTGAAGATGCTCGCCGAAGCCCTGTACGCCCAAGGCATTGCCACCGTTCGGTATGACAAGCGCGGCATTGGGGAAAGCAAGGACGCCGGAAAGAAGGAAGAAGACATGCGCTTTCACCACTTCGTGGAGGATGCGACTGCCTGGGTACAAAAATTGAAGGCAGACAAGCGATTCTCTAAGGTGGTGGTGTTGGGTCACAGTGAAGGTTCCTTGATTGGCATGCAGGCGGCTCAGCAGGCAAAAGCAGACGGATTCATTTCTGTGGCCGGCCCCGGGAAATCTGCCGACCAGGTAATTAGAGAGCAGCTGATGCCACAGCCTAAAATGGTGCAGGACATCGCCTTTCCCATTCTGGATTCCCTGGTAGCGGGCAAATTGGTGCCAGACGCCAACCCCATGCTGCAAGCCCTCTTTCGGCCCGCCATTCAACCATATCTCATCTCTTGGTTCCAATTAAATCCGCAGGTTGAAATCAGGAAACTGAAAATACCGGTGCTGCTTGTACAGGGCACGCAGGACATGCAAGTATCTACGGCAGAGGCCCAACTCTTGAAAGAAGCGTACCCTGCCGCTAAACTGGTGCTGGTAGAAAACATGAACCACGTGTTAAAACCAGCATCGGCAGACAAAGCCGCCAACCTTGCCACTTACAGCAACCCAGAACTTGCCTTGTCACCCACGCTAGCCCAGGAAGTGACCGCCTTTGTGAAGGGACTCAAATAA
- a CDS encoding (Fe-S)-binding protein, with protein MAKPVVDIFIPCFIDQLFPDTAWSMVKLLEALGCTVRYNTNQTCCGQPAYNAGFQKECKQVADKFLDDFSSEDSDYIVAPSASCVGMIRNAYADIFVTSSNFTRYRTMERKVFELTEFLTDVLNITEVPGAKLPAKVTYHDACSALRECGIKEGPRRLLGMVEGLTLAEMRETETCCGFGGTFAVKFDAISVAMAEQKVENALATGAEYIVSTDTSCLMHLQAYIQHNNKPIKVMHIADVLTQGW; from the coding sequence ATGGCCAAGCCCGTTGTAGATATATTCATCCCTTGTTTTATAGACCAGCTGTTTCCAGACACGGCTTGGAGCATGGTCAAATTGCTGGAGGCCCTGGGCTGTACCGTTAGGTACAACACCAACCAAACCTGCTGCGGACAGCCGGCCTACAACGCTGGTTTCCAGAAGGAGTGTAAACAAGTGGCAGACAAGTTTCTGGACGATTTCAGCAGCGAAGACTCAGACTACATTGTGGCACCATCGGCGTCTTGCGTGGGCATGATCCGGAACGCCTACGCCGACATCTTCGTGACGTCCTCCAACTTCACGCGCTACCGCACCATGGAGCGCAAAGTCTTTGAACTGACAGAATTCCTGACCGACGTTCTGAACATCACTGAAGTGCCCGGCGCCAAATTACCAGCCAAAGTCACGTACCATGACGCGTGCAGCGCGCTGCGGGAGTGTGGCATTAAAGAAGGCCCGCGTCGGCTTTTGGGCATGGTGGAAGGATTAACGCTAGCCGAGATGCGCGAGACCGAGACCTGCTGCGGCTTTGGCGGAACGTTTGCTGTGAAGTTTGACGCCATCTCGGTGGCCATGGCCGAGCAAAAAGTAGAGAACGCCTTGGCTACCGGCGCTGAGTACATTGTCTCCACAGACACCAGTTGCCTCATGCACCTGCAAGCTTACATCCAACATAACAACAAACCCATCAAGGTGATGCACATAGCCGACGTCCTCACGCAGGGTTGGTAA
- a CDS encoding hydroxymethylglutaryl-CoA lyase: MKLIECPRDAMQGLKDFVPTHIKAEYIQTLLQVGFDSLDFGSFVSPKAIPQMRDTEEVLGLLDTSVSATKLLAIVANVRGAEQAVQHEQIRYLGFPLSLSEEFQHRNTNKSIKEALVEVEQLQNLCVQRGKELVTYLSMGFGNPYGEPWGPEQVSQMTETLDGLGVKIISLSDTIGVSSPENIQYLFKTLIPAFPHIEFGAHLHTNPNTWYEKVEAAYASGCRRIDGALLGYGGCPMAKDDLVGNMPTEKVLSFLQEKEVPLPLNQEALQKALTLASTVFQSH; this comes from the coding sequence ATGAAACTAATTGAATGCCCCCGCGATGCCATGCAAGGCCTGAAGGACTTTGTCCCCACCCACATAAAGGCCGAATACATCCAGACTCTGCTGCAAGTTGGGTTTGATTCCCTTGACTTCGGGTCTTTTGTCTCTCCCAAGGCCATTCCCCAGATGCGGGACACCGAGGAGGTGTTGGGCTTGCTGGACACGTCGGTTTCAGCCACCAAGCTGCTGGCCATTGTGGCCAACGTGCGCGGCGCCGAACAAGCCGTACAGCATGAGCAGATTCGGTACCTGGGCTTTCCTTTGTCCTTGTCAGAAGAATTTCAGCATAGAAACACCAACAAGAGCATAAAAGAGGCTTTGGTAGAAGTAGAGCAACTACAGAACCTGTGCGTACAGCGCGGCAAGGAGCTGGTGACGTATCTGTCCATGGGCTTCGGGAACCCGTATGGGGAGCCTTGGGGGCCAGAGCAGGTAAGCCAGATGACGGAGACCTTAGACGGTTTGGGCGTGAAAATCATCTCCCTGTCAGACACCATTGGCGTGTCTAGCCCAGAGAACATTCAGTATCTGTTCAAGACCTTGATTCCGGCGTTTCCGCACATTGAGTTTGGCGCGCATCTGCACACCAACCCCAACACCTGGTATGAGAAAGTAGAAGCAGCTTACGCCAGCGGCTGCCGAAGAATAGACGGCGCCCTTCTAGGTTACGGCGGTTGCCCCATGGCCAAAGACGACCTGGTAGGCAACATGCCCACAGAAAAGGTGCTCTCCTTTTTACAAGAGAAAGAAGTACCTTTGCCTTTGAACCAGGAGGCCTTGCAAAAGGCACTCACGCTGGCTTCTACCGTCTTTCAATCGCATTAA
- a CDS encoding O-antigen ligase family protein, whose amino-acid sequence MLLPQGKDAMAQVRNLLLMGYTGSLLLPVPAINHALAILLLLPWLLETFKHGTTFKELFLGRKFRIHQGFFLLFLLSGLSYFYSANKEDAIGALAVRLPFLLFPLVFSNTQISTKQLHLLLRVFVYTCAAVSLICLWYRIYTYLYVNFDPNYFYNEGLISITRKRVIFFGSYVSFSIFICGYLLLKGNATRKEKVLLWLVAGFLFLILFLLAVRMVLLITLAVGMATLFIRLMQQRRYVLAGAGVLLILLGFVGLLQLFPQTKSRFQSIGNLQYSFTNQNQLDHFNAANKAENWNGLTLRMAKWRCALDVIEKNPLLGVGVGDVKDEIVKAYQARNFIYAVQNRFDPHNQFLEMAIALGVVGLLVFVWLLMASLNLFLKSRNWMALPFMALLLFSSMTESLLRTQEGVAFYIFFWCLFVAYSQSKDAPVDQEKTA is encoded by the coding sequence ATGTTGTTGCCACAAGGGAAGGATGCTATGGCGCAGGTGCGAAACCTTTTATTGATGGGCTACACCGGTAGTTTGTTGTTGCCGGTACCGGCCATTAATCATGCGCTGGCTATTCTGCTGTTGTTGCCTTGGCTACTAGAAACTTTCAAGCACGGCACTACCTTCAAAGAATTGTTTCTAGGCCGAAAGTTTAGAATACACCAAGGGTTCTTTCTGTTGTTTCTGCTCAGTGGTCTCAGTTATTTCTATTCTGCCAACAAAGAAGATGCGATTGGTGCATTGGCGGTAAGGCTACCGTTTCTACTGTTTCCTCTGGTGTTTTCCAATACCCAAATCAGCACCAAGCAGCTCCATTTGCTCCTAAGGGTGTTTGTCTATACCTGCGCGGCGGTGAGCTTGATTTGTTTGTGGTATAGAATATACACCTACTTGTATGTCAACTTTGACCCCAATTATTTTTACAACGAAGGCCTGATTAGCATCACCAGAAAGAGAGTGATTTTCTTTGGGAGCTATGTGAGCTTTTCCATTTTCATCTGCGGGTATTTACTGCTCAAAGGCAATGCTACTAGAAAAGAGAAAGTCCTGCTTTGGCTGGTGGCTGGTTTCCTGTTCCTGATTCTATTCTTGCTGGCGGTGCGCATGGTGCTGTTGATTACGCTGGCGGTGGGCATGGCCACCTTGTTCATCAGGCTCATGCAGCAGCGGCGTTATGTTTTGGCCGGGGCCGGCGTTTTGCTGATTTTGCTGGGCTTTGTGGGGCTGCTGCAATTATTCCCCCAGACCAAATCACGGTTCCAGAGCATTGGCAACCTGCAGTATTCCTTCACCAACCAGAATCAGCTGGACCATTTTAACGCGGCCAACAAGGCAGAAAACTGGAACGGCCTCACGTTGCGCATGGCCAAATGGCGCTGTGCCTTGGATGTGATTGAAAAGAACCCGCTTCTGGGAGTAGGCGTAGGCGATGTGAAGGATGAAATAGTGAAAGCCTACCAGGCGCGCAACTTCATCTATGCCGTCCAAAACCGCTTTGACCCGCACAACCAATTCCTGGAGATGGCCATAGCCTTGGGTGTGGTAGGATTGCTGGTGTTTGTCTGGTTGCTGATGGCCTCGCTTAACCTGTTTTTGAAATCTAGAAACTGGATGGCGCTGCCGTTCATGGCGCTGTTGTTGTTCAGTTCTATGACCGAGTCTCTGCTCCGGACGCAGGAGGGAGTTGCCTTCTATATTTTTTTCTGGTGTTTATTTGTGGCATATTCCCAGTCCAAAGACGCACCTGTAGACCAAGAGAAAACCGCATGA
- a CDS encoding glycosyltransferase, which translates to MRIVHIAETLGSGLLEYVIQITRHLPEDEHLVIVGNALEGKRATAPVLQQFKAQFPFSNVQLFQWEEVQREVKPLSDLKSVWSLRRLLNSLEPFDVVHLHSSKAGFIGRLLFFLTKRKEKIFYTPNGAPFLRLDVSLGKRKFFAQLERFAHSLAGDIVCCSKSEYEAYVQQGMQPVGYINNGTETSTILPSNGQGKKIKVCTTGRLSNQKNPALFNQIAQAFVGNPAIEFVWIGEGELRSAITSPNIIVTGWLTKDQVREELLSSQVYLSTALWEGLPFAVLEAMSCGKALLLKKAVGNVDLVEEGQNGSLFDTAEQAVSLLNHWMENPDRIHQMGEASLRLCDQRFNARNNFSKMRELYQGNLQVVEK; encoded by the coding sequence ATGCGCATTGTTCATATTGCCGAGACGCTGGGAAGTGGCCTGTTGGAATACGTGATTCAGATAACCCGCCATTTGCCAGAAGATGAGCACCTTGTCATAGTGGGGAACGCCTTGGAAGGCAAACGCGCCACGGCTCCAGTCTTGCAGCAATTCAAAGCCCAGTTTCCTTTTTCTAATGTGCAGCTGTTCCAGTGGGAAGAAGTGCAACGCGAAGTGAAACCGCTCAGTGACCTGAAAAGTGTCTGGAGCCTTAGGCGCTTGCTCAACTCCCTTGAGCCTTTTGACGTGGTGCACCTGCATTCTTCCAAGGCAGGTTTTATAGGCAGATTGCTGTTCTTTCTTACTAAGCGCAAAGAAAAAATCTTCTACACTCCCAACGGAGCCCCTTTCCTGAGGCTAGACGTGAGCCTGGGCAAGCGGAAGTTCTTCGCACAATTGGAGCGTTTCGCGCATTCTCTGGCCGGTGACATTGTATGCTGCTCCAAGTCTGAATACGAGGCGTATGTGCAGCAGGGTATGCAGCCAGTGGGCTATATCAACAACGGCACCGAGACCTCTACCATTTTACCTTCCAATGGCCAGGGAAAGAAAATTAAAGTCTGCACCACCGGTCGTCTCTCTAACCAGAAGAACCCCGCGCTGTTCAACCAAATTGCTCAGGCTTTTGTAGGAAACCCAGCCATTGAGTTTGTGTGGATTGGGGAGGGTGAACTACGATCCGCCATAACCAGCCCCAACATTATAGTGACCGGTTGGTTAACCAAGGATCAGGTACGGGAAGAATTGCTGTCTAGCCAGGTATACCTTTCAACGGCGCTTTGGGAGGGACTTCCGTTTGCCGTCTTGGAAGCCATGAGCTGTGGCAAAGCCTTGTTATTAAAAAAGGCAGTGGGCAACGTAGACCTGGTGGAGGAAGGCCAAAACGGCAGCCTTTTTGATACGGCAGAACAAGCAGTCTCTTTGCTCAATCATTGGATGGAAAACCCTGATAGAATTCACCAGATGGGAGAGGCCTCGCTTAGACTCTGCGATCAAAGGTTCAACGCCCGGAACAACTTCTCCAAAATGAGAGAATTGTACCAAGGCAACCTGCAGGTGGTAGAGAAATAA
- a CDS encoding glycosyltransferase, protein MKVEIAVVIPCLNNLKGLQTSIASVQSRHATAVVVIDDGSKPPFQEAQLTLFLKENIALYLLTNEQNLGIERSLNKGLQFAKEELGCTYIARLDAGDTCHPDRLSIQADFLAQHPDVYLVGSWVDMVDLQQQPLFTFTAPAQHEKIASQMYINNCFLHPSVMFKTAAIDKIGYYSLNYPAAEDYEYFFRFVKTFKVAILEQVLLVCEHHPKGISMTKRKVQIKSRNKVILHYFNYSLPAFIGLVKNCVFLMLPYSWITWAKKKLY, encoded by the coding sequence ATGAAAGTAGAGATTGCCGTTGTCATTCCCTGTCTGAATAACCTTAAAGGCCTCCAAACCTCCATTGCCAGCGTCCAGTCCCGCCATGCTACGGCGGTGGTAGTGATTGATGACGGCAGCAAGCCGCCTTTTCAAGAAGCCCAGTTGACGCTTTTCCTGAAGGAGAATATAGCCTTGTACTTACTCACCAATGAGCAGAATTTAGGAATTGAACGGTCCTTGAACAAAGGATTACAGTTTGCCAAAGAGGAATTGGGCTGCACGTACATTGCCCGGTTAGACGCCGGCGACACCTGCCATCCAGACCGACTTTCCATCCAGGCAGATTTCCTGGCTCAGCACCCAGACGTTTACCTGGTAGGCTCCTGGGTAGACATGGTAGACCTACAGCAACAGCCTTTGTTCACTTTTACGGCACCTGCTCAACATGAGAAGATTGCCTCCCAGATGTACATCAACAACTGCTTTCTGCACCCCTCAGTGATGTTCAAAACGGCGGCCATAGATAAGATTGGCTATTATTCCTTGAATTATCCGGCTGCCGAAGACTATGAGTATTTCTTTAGGTTTGTGAAGACGTTTAAAGTGGCTATTCTGGAACAAGTACTGCTGGTATGCGAGCATCACCCGAAGGGTATCTCCATGACCAAACGCAAGGTGCAGATCAAGAGCCGCAACAAGGTAATTCTCCATTATTTCAACTATAGCCTGCCGGCGTTTATAGGGCTAGTGAAAAATTGCGTATTTTTAATGCTGCCTTACAGTTGGATAACCTGGGCGAAGAAAAAACTCTATTAA
- a CDS encoding O-antigen ligase family protein: protein MEQSLQSGLDVSNRKVLMAVLGLFFLLLNLQMLSITGWMTLQDEYQQKSIDTIKVYHVGSLLFLFFFVTNKGAWFPRLPRYVYHFFLWVFVSSLALYAVYGFDSMIINYVFAFYCLLIGGLVGSWLSREEILWVFRKVSWVVFLIVAAKMVYYQEEIIRFLKAPIGHPNIETLFGGGVNLEASWMAFHLAFFVKSPKRHFYLLLVFILLLSVLYASRVGVILTLLVVGLRFLSAVPSQLERRNLITGLVLVGVLVLISVDLGQVSQKVYGLKRFSDFGSSEDAGMSGRKAMWEQFPEAMAQSHYLGYGAGNAMLGLEKVSGLDFSEENVHNYYLQVMLEFGLLGLPLYLIIVFQLLKRIHWTQLSDSLAIILLCYFISSLVQFRGAESLIWLYIGIFFVQMKDKPLPGPLSTASFLA from the coding sequence ATGGAGCAATCATTACAGTCGGGACTGGATGTTTCTAATAGAAAGGTTCTAATGGCGGTTTTGGGTTTGTTTTTTCTACTTCTGAACCTGCAGATGCTCAGCATTACCGGTTGGATGACCCTGCAGGATGAATATCAGCAAAAGTCCATTGACACCATCAAGGTGTACCACGTAGGCTCTCTGCTTTTCCTGTTTTTCTTCGTGACCAACAAAGGCGCCTGGTTTCCCAGACTTCCGCGCTATGTCTACCATTTCTTTTTGTGGGTGTTTGTTTCCAGCCTGGCCTTGTACGCCGTCTATGGCTTTGACAGCATGATCATCAACTATGTGTTTGCTTTTTACTGCCTCCTCATTGGCGGCCTGGTGGGAAGCTGGCTGTCCAGAGAGGAGATTCTTTGGGTGTTCAGGAAAGTATCTTGGGTGGTGTTTCTCATTGTGGCGGCCAAGATGGTGTATTATCAGGAGGAAATCATCCGGTTTTTGAAAGCGCCCATCGGGCACCCTAACATTGAAACCCTTTTTGGCGGCGGCGTGAATTTGGAGGCTTCCTGGATGGCTTTCCACCTGGCATTTTTTGTGAAGAGCCCTAAGCGTCACTTTTACCTGCTGCTGGTATTTATCTTGTTGCTTAGTGTTTTATATGCCTCCCGGGTGGGGGTGATTCTGACCTTGCTGGTGGTAGGACTTCGGTTTCTATCTGCAGTGCCCAGCCAATTAGAGCGCCGGAACCTGATCACAGGTTTAGTCTTGGTGGGGGTGCTGGTTTTAATCAGTGTGGATTTAGGGCAGGTGTCACAAAAAGTGTATGGCCTAAAGCGCTTCTCTGATTTCGGGTCTTCAGAAGATGCAGGTATGTCTGGCCGGAAAGCCATGTGGGAACAGTTTCCGGAGGCCATGGCGCAGAGTCATTACCTGGGCTACGGCGCCGGCAATGCCATGCTGGGCCTGGAAAAAGTAAGCGGTCTTGATTTCTCTGAGGAAAACGTGCACAATTACTACCTGCAGGTCATGCTGGAGTTTGGGTTGCTGGGGTTGCCGCTGTACCTGATCATCGTGTTCCAGTTGCTCAAAAGAATTCACTGGACCCAGCTGTCAGATTCGTTGGCCATCATTCTGCTGTGTTATTTCATCAGTTCCCTTGTTCAATTCAGAGGCGCCGAGAGTTTGATCTGGCTGTACATTGGAATTTTCTTTGTGCAGATGAAAGACAAGCCCTTGCCTGGGCCCCTTAGTACCGCTAGTTTCCTCGCATGA